In one Lolium rigidum isolate FL_2022 chromosome 3, APGP_CSIRO_Lrig_0.1, whole genome shotgun sequence genomic region, the following are encoded:
- the LOC124704370 gene encoding cytochrome P450 81Q32-like, which produces MDKAYIAILSCAFLFLVHYVLGKVSHGRRGKKGAVQLPPSPPAIPFIGHLHLVEKPIHATMCRLAARLGPVFSLRLGSRRAVVVSSSECARECFTEHDVTFANRPKFPSQLLASFNGTALVTSSYGPHWRNLRRVATVQLLSAHRVACMSGVIAAEVRAMARRLFHATEASPDGAARVQLKRRLFELSLSVLMETIAQTKATRSEADADTDMSVEAQEFKEVVDKLIPHLGAANMWDYLPVMRWFDVFGVRNKILHAVSRRDAFLRRLIDAERRRLADGGSDGDKKSMIAVLLTLQKTEPKVYTDTMITALCANLFGAGTETTSTTTEWAMSLLLNHPAALKKAQAEIDASVGTSRLVSVDDVPSLAYLQCIVSETLRLYPVAPLLLPHESSADCKVGGYNVPADTMLIVNAYAIHRDPAAWEHPLEFRPDRFEDGKAEGLFMIPFGMGRRRCPGETLALRTIGMVLATLVQCFDWEPVDGVKVDMTEGGGFTIPKAVPLEAVCRPRTVMRDVLQNL; this is translated from the exons ATGGATAAGGCATACATTGCCATCCTCTCCTgcgccttcctcttcctggtccaCTACGTTCTCGGCAAGGTCAGCCATGGCAGGCGCGGCAAGAAGGGCGCCGTGCAGCTGCCGCCGAGCCCCCCGGCCATCCCGTTCATCGGCCACCTCCACCTCGTGGAGAAGCCCATCCACGCCACGATGTGCCGCCTCGCCGCGCGCCTCGGCCCGGTCTTCTCGCTGCGCCTCGGATCCCGCCGCGCCGTGGTGGTGTCCTCGTCCGAGTGCGCCAGGGAGTGCTTCACGGAGCACGACGTGACCTTCGCCAACCGGCCCAAGTTCCCGTCGCAGCTCCTCGCGTCCTTCAACGGCACGGCGCTCGTCACGTCCAGCTACGGCCCGCACTGGCGCAACCTCCGGCGGGTCGCCACCGTGCAGCTGCTCTCCGCGCACCGCGTCGCCTGCATGTCCGGCGTCATCGCCGCAGAGGTCCGCGCCATGGCACGCCGGCTGTTCCATGCCACCGAGGCGTCCCCCGACGGCGCCGCGCGGGTCCAGCTGAAGCGGAGGCTCTTCGAGCTCTCCCTCAGCGTGCTCATGGAGACCATCGCGCAGACCAAGGCCACCCGCTCGGAGGCCGACGCCGACACGGACATGTCCGTGGAGGCGCAGGAGTTCAAGGAGGTGGTGGACAAGCTCATCCCGCACCTCGGCGCCGCCAACATGTGGGACTACCTGCCGGTGATGCGGTGGTTCGACGTCTTCGGCGTGAGGAACAAGATCTTGCACGCTGTGAGCCGGAGGGACGCGTTCCTGCGGCGACTCATCGATGCCGAACGCCGGAGGCTGGCCGACGGCGGCAGCGATGGCGATAAGAAGAGCATGATCGCCGTGCTGCTCACTCTGCAGAAGACGGAGCCAAAGGTGTACACCGATACCATGATCACGGCTCTCTGCGCG AATTTATTTGGGGCCGGGACGGAGACCACGTCAACCACGACAGAGTGGGCGATGTCGCTCCTGCTGAACCACCCGGCAGCGCTGAAGAAGGCCCAGGCCGAGATCGACGCGTCAGTCGGGACCTCCCGTCTGGTGTCTGTCGACGACGTGCCCAGTCTCGCCTACCTGCAGTGCATCGTCAGCGAGACGCTCCGCCTCTACCCGGTGGCGCCGCTGCTGCTTCCACACGAGTCCTCCGCGGACTGCAAGGTTGGCGGCTACAACGTGCCGGCCGACACGATGCTGATCGTGAACGCTTACGCCATTCACCGGGACCCGGCGGCGTGGGAGCACCCGCTGGAGTTTAGGCCGGACAGGTTCGAGGACGGCAAGGCCGAGGGTCTGTTCATGATACCGTTCGGGATGGGGCGGCGGAGGTGCCCCGGGGAGACGCTGGCGCTGCGGACGATCGGAATGGTCCTGGCGACGCTGGTGCAATGCTTCGACTGGGAACCGGTGGACGGCGTGAAGGTGGACATGACGGAGGGGGGAGGGTTCACCATCCCAAAGGCCGTGCCGTTGGAGGCTGTGTGCAGGCCGCGCACGGTCATGCGCGACGTGCTTCAGAACCTCTAA